A window of the Fusarium poae strain DAOMC 252244 chromosome 3, whole genome shotgun sequence genome harbors these coding sequences:
- a CDS encoding hypothetical protein (TransMembrane:5 (o92-119i232-255o275-297i309-333o345-362i)~BUSCO:15770at5125), which yields MTAAGSISATITAPPPLCTTTLLPDSGVMTLGLDGVPSILTEPAIYQIPCPTHDIFPREIHVTYAASGDESSLTQHDASDSSVKFSDFRDPFYASTFPICYALAATTVTAYMLVIMLFVTPRSFLDGGIVYLGRKSAFTHSSNNSVTIGGRPWLQKVAALTVAISLTIASADTFRVAKSQYTLGIQNANQLQDEVMNSVELKAIRLVSDTFLWLAQAQTLIRLFPRHREKIIIKWVAFALITLDVVFSAVTSFKYSDNGINTTARPKNFVHPVPALSYLFQLSLGLLYAAWVVYFALMKKRYSFYHPFMKNISFVAFISLISILIPVVFFILDISQPDFTGWGDYVRWVGAAAASVVVWEWVERIEALEREEKKDGILGREVFDGDDTLEINASEFPWLRNRKSKKGGSSGGGSDGDRPQMSATSANGWPTVSAIANRYRGQNNGAFTETFDQASQRGTARGLRPAIWPARPAPAATPISRADTASAASTVYAVRYQAPSETTSRTPDPLPQPSVVDLSQQSSTPPSQQLNDESSSSNQAPASLQNSIVMPPTSQQPVDLEANSPNSPGQGGWRNLTFANSTFNRPTENTSTDVAQHSDGNSAVAREGRSNSSSRWDLKGRLEDFAANQAEKLRDRMRTTPNTESLPVTVIPAPPRRGAALQQVLEEEELNTTERQSPQSPSRRPFANHNNSTTSQSSASRDASGEVSRLDRSRSTSSGSPADGPIPPNNPPLWRGVRARPTNEEDLYDDSDDDSISDRSSVDHPRQDLGSPGPRRAA from the coding sequence GACCGAACCCGCGATATACCAAATACCCTGTCCGACTCACGATATTTTCCCTCGAGAAATCCATGTGACATATGCTGCTTCAGGCGATGAAAGTAGTCTCACTCAGCATGACGCATCAGACAGCAGCGTGAAATTCTCAGACTTCCGCGATCCCTTTTACGCCTCTACCTTTCCGATCTGTTACGCCCTCGCCGCGACCACCGTTACTGCGTACATGCTCGTCATCATGCTGTTTGTTACTCCCAGATCTTTTCTCGACGGAGGAATTGTTTACCTGGGCCGAAAATCCGCTTTCACTCACAGCTCCAACAACAGCGTTACCATCGGTGGTCGGCCATGGTTACAGAAAGTCGCCGCTTTAACCGTCGCTATCTCACTTACCATCGCGTCGGCCGACACATTCAGAGTAGCCAAAAGCCAGTACACGTTGGGGATCCAAAATGCAAATCAGCTACAGGACGAAGTGATGAACAGCGTGGAACTCAAGGCCATCCGGCTCGTCTCCGATACGTTTTTATGGCTGGCCCAAGCCCAGACTCTTATCCGACTCTTCCCCCGACACCGAGAAAAGATCATTATCAAGTGGGTTGCGTTCGCGCTCATCACTCTTGACGTTGTCTTTAGCGCCGTTACCAGCTTTAAATACTCAGACAACGGTATCAACACAACCGCGCGACCCAAGAACTTTGTTCATCCCGTCCCTGCTCTAAGTTATCTCTTCCAGCTTTCTCTGGGTTTGTTGTACGCTGCATGGGTTGTCTACTTTGCGCTCATGAAGAAACGCTACTCTTTCTATCACCCTTTCATGAAAAATATCAGCTTCGTCGCCTTCATTTCTCTTATTTCGATTCTTATCCCCGTTGTCTTCTTCATTCTCGATATCTCTCAGCCTGACTTCACTGGATGGGGAGATTACGTACGATGGGTCGGCGCTGCAGCTGCCAGTGTTGTCGTATGGGAATGGGTGGAAAGGATTGAGGCTTTGGAAcgcgaggagaagaaggacggcATTCTCGGTCGAGAGGTTTTCGACGGAGACGATACTCTCGAAATCAATGCATCTGAATTCCCGTGGCTTCGCAAtcgcaaaagcaaaaaaggCGGCAGTTCAGGTGGTGGTAGTGATGGAGATCGACCGCAGATGTCTGCGACTTCTGCCAACGGCTGGCCGACCGTCTCTGCTATTGCTAACAGATATCGCGGCCAGAACAATGGGGCATTTACCGAGACATTTGACCAAGCCTCACAAAGAGGAACAGCGAGAGGCCTGCGACCTGCGATATGGCCGGCTCGACCGGCGCCTGCTGCTACGCCTATCAGTCGTGCAGATACGGCTAGTGCTGCGAGTACAGTTTATGCTGTCAGATACCAGGCACCCTCAGAGACAACTTCACGAACCCCCGACCCTCTGCCACAGCCGAGTGTGGTTGACTTAAGTCAGCAAAGCAGCACGCCTCCAAGCCAACAATTAAATGACGAGTCTAGCTCTTCCAATCAGGCTCCAGCCTCTCTACAAAACAGCATTGTTATGCCACCGACATCACAACAACCCGTGGATTTGGAAGCCAACTCACCAAATTCACCAGGTCAAGGTGGCTGGCGAAATCTCACTTTTGCCAACTCGACATTTAATCGTCCAACTGAGAATACGTCGACGGATGTGGCCCAACACTCAGACGGCAATTCAGCGGTCGCGCGTGAAGGACGGTCAAACAGTTCCAGCCGGTGGGATCTCAAGGGTCGTTTGGAGGACTTCGCGGCAAATCAAGCCGAGAAACTACGAGATCGTATGCGAACAACACCCAATACTGAGAGTCTCCCCGTAACGGTCATACCTGCTCCTCCCCGAAGAGGAGCCGCGCTGCAGCAGGttttggaggaggaggagctcaACACTACAGAACGACAATCACCACAGTCGCCAAGTAGGCGTCCTTTTGCGAACCACAACAATAGCACGACCAGTCAGAGCAGCGCGTCGAGGGATGCGTCAGgggaagtgtcacgtctggACAGGAGCCGAAGCACATCGTCGGGCAGTCCAGCGGATGGGCCTATCCCGCCTAACAATCCACCACTATGGCGGGGTGTCCGTGCCAGACCGACCAACGAAGAGGATTTATACGATGATTCTGACGATGACTCGATATCGGATAGGTCCTCGGTGGATCACCCGAGACAAGACTTGGGTTCGCCGGGACCTCGCCGAGCGGCCTGA